ctgcttgatattgcaaattggtatgtcttaccatattattttaatgtattatcttaattatgaacactacCGTTTAATACACATTGTTATTTTCCTCTAATTTccctatagagtgttttcacaatgcctCATCAGTCTGCCATATTGGCAGCATTGAACagaaccaaacaaaccaaacagAACTCGCATATTTTCCTGATTATTGCtgatgaaaatggtcaattattggcatgttttgggctgtactaatcggtcggaccaggaacaacatttggagtactatagactgccaaaagttataacaaatcaaggagaaaagtgcaaaaaaatgaTGAACAAAAGGCGTTcgcggttggccaaactgaaccaggatttctatggcaagaatcttgacaacatttgtttttgttctaatcatttccagtcaggtaggtgaaatattaggctaatatcttaattaacattgcttgtatgtatttttacctcctattaactttagtttgtcaaaatattgcgccctttcctgcttactaagtccttctcgtTATGACTTAGGAGCTTCCACAAATTTTttcccgtggtttagacagcataaattagcaaaacaatgtATTCAGAAACACATTACACGtacaatcaatgctgttgtttacatccaagtatctccaatatggccacggATATGGGTATCTGACTAAACCGTTACGTAAGTGCAAACCAAAAGTTTTCCCCATGTTAAGTTTATTTCCGTGTTAAAGAAAAAGTTggataacctttatttttatttcagctttagttttaataaataatcatacttattttatttcagttagttgccaaggcaagttttctatgtaatatttatattttatttatttcagttgtatttcaaataacagaaacatttaaatattttttttattaacactAGACATTTTTAAACTCTAAACTTATTTCtcctaatattttaataataccaTGCATAAATTTCATGTCATTTAACCTTTATTTCAATCAACAAAAACATCTTTTCataataattttagtattaaGAGTAACAACACCGCAGAACATATATTTTATGTGAAGACATGAGTAAAATGTGATCATGTACAGAAGATATGTAAACTTTATTTTAATCATATCTCCTAATTGTATTAATACCATGCGTAAAACGTGCCAATTTACTGACAGATATTACTATAATGTGTCCAGAAAGTGCATTTTTTTGACAGAAAGAAAAGCTTTATCTGTTTGTGAAAAAAATCAggtattagtgctgtcaaatgattaatcgtgattaatcacatcccaaataaaagtttttgttcaaataatatatgtgtgtgtactgtgtatatttattgcgtatatataaatgcacacacatgcatggatatatttaagaaaaatatgttgtgttgatatattaaatatatttatacataatattaattatatgaataaaaatatatacatgtatatacatgtaaatattttgtaaatatatactgtatgtgtgtatttatatatacgtaAGAAATatgtacagtacacacatatattatgaaaacaaaaacttttattttagatttgaTAAATCATGactcatttgacagcactaattcaTATAAATTCAAGCAATATTCACACTCACCCAGATGATTGACCCCAATATGCATCTCAAAGCCATCGGCTGTCTTCATATAGGGACACATCATGATACCAGCATTATTGACGAGTATGTGCAGGTGATCAACCTCTGAATGAACGAACAGAAGTCATTAAGTTTAAACTCAAAAATTTAGATATTTAGATCTTTTGGATCTTGGTTGTTGCATTGCATCAAATATCATAAGGCAATACCTCGCAGGAATCTCTGAGCGAAGGCTCGGATAGAGAAGGTGTCGGCCAGGTCCAGCTCCCTCACCTCCACTTTAGCTCCACCCACTCGTGTACGGATCTCTGTCGCCGTCTCTTCGCCCTTCTCCACATCACGACACGCCAGAATCACACGTGCACCTGTCAGCAAACAGGACTATAgtgttactgtttatttaaagtgaattattaaaataatggAACATTTCTAAAGatagggaaacatgtaagtatcttctgtagcttctgaagggcagtactaaatgaaaaaaatatgatatttaggcaaaattggagaaatgtagacatcttcattctgttcaaaaatttacacccctggctctaaatgcattttttcccttctggagtatcagtgagcatttgaatcttctgtgatagttgcatatgagtccctcagttgtcctcagtgtgaaaagatggatctcaaaatcatacagtcatgttggaaagggttcaaatacacaaaaatgctgaaaaaccaaacaatttgtgggacctgagggatttttctgaagaacagcaggcagtttaactgttcaggacaaacaagggacaactatcacaaaaacagctgtggataattcaggtaacaacagtgtaAGGGTGGTTTCCTACAGTGGTTCAAGCTGTAGGATTGCCGAAGGACTAAAGAAATGTTATCAGCACGATGGTATAAATCTGTGCTTCTCTAGTCTATTACCACCCACTGCCGCTTATACCAACGACGGAAATAAGCGCAGTTAGAATAGCTAAATATGTGGGAGAGCGTTGCTATTGAGTGACTATATTGTATTGCAATAGGTAGCGAATCAATGTTAATGTTGAATCAAGACTACTTAGCACATCATTTATCATTAAAATGGTTTAATAACAATATTTCGTTATGGTTACACTTAAATTGGTTACAAAATAGATGAAGGATGGTAAAAATAGACAGTTAATTGTACCCAACACGTATGTAAAATGTTACCTGTGAGAGAGAAAGCAGAGCCCCAAGAAGAGAGCTCCagtagagaaagagagagcaaggTAGAAAGAAGGGCAGAGCAACAGTTACAATCTACTTTTATCCTTTCCTTGACCATGTGACTGAAACCCAAATGTGAGGcattcaaactgaccaatcaACAAATTACAGCTTCACCCTCTGTAAAGGTGTGACAATTAGTAGACACCCGATGTATACACATTTTGGCCTACAGGCCTTGATCCCTATCAGCTCCTCTGTGTCCTCAGGAGTGCCAAATGGCCCTTTTGTTTCTGAAGATATGTTTGGGGCAGGAAAGTCTTTGATCATTTTCAACCTTACAACAGTATTGGaaatcaactgtatgtaaacttttgaacagggtcatttttcataaattcaactattattttctctttattaattgacattttgcagaatctgcaaggtgtatgtaaactttcgacctcaactgtataataaAGATGTGGAAGAGTCAGACAGACCTCTAGAGGCCAAATCCAAAGCCGTTTCCTTCCCGATTCCTGAGTTTGCTCCTGTGACCAAGGCAACTTTTCCATCTAACCGTGTTGTGGATCGACACATTGCTCCTGCTGCATATTTTCTacacaaacattaaaatataatacaaagaGCATCACAGAAAGGCTAAAAACAGGgggaaataatacatttattcatggcTCTCTGATACTATACTGTAGTAGGCTACTATAAATAACTATAACTGTACTATGTGtatcaggcttgtgcacaattcagaattgaattgagaatgacaattcttgaatttgaattgacgtcaaaaacaggatctagaattacaattcgaatttgaattaaaggaagcagaattgcaattcaatacaaattcaaagaaattcatatacataagtgaagtgtttaacaatgaagctttacaatatatgtcagatatgatttcattacatattctataaatgatattagtttgaactacttgtacagattacattgtgttatttgattactttgaaaatTACTTTGAAAttacaaaactaaacaaacattGATGGAGTAATTTATTTCGAGAATctgatcattatctatatgttggaacaaaatgtatgcagggttgaggagtgactagttatgtgtaatgaaattatgctattatattataaaattaatgtaactgtatgtgagattcaacacattctttctgttgtatgactgtgtggaatgtctttgaattgccatgaatttaattccacttcctgtcattccaactccaattcaaattccaactcatgaattgaatggtcggccaattctgaaattctgaattgtgcacaagcctgatgtgtatgtgtgtgtgtatgtgtatagtaCAGTTATATAatcatagtaaaaatattttttgtaaccaatttgattttttttaagaacaggCAGTCCTAAACAATGATTACATGCATTCATCCAACAAGCTGTCAAGGGATCCATCCCACGCAGAACGCTTTCACCAATTCACTGGAGCCAATGAGGCAGCGCGGTAACGCGGAGGGGCGGGGCGACTCCGCCCAGGCTGTCATTCTATTGGTCGGTTTCTAGAGCAGCTCATGTCAAGTGGAGGCGGGTCCACCACGGGACAACCTTCATCTAGTGCCGAGCGCATTTTACTCCCgataaataaaatgtgttaaatgtataAGGTGCTATCTTATTATGTAAAGGTCGTGTTAGGTTCGATTAACAGTTGTTagtatttaatcatattttaatGCAGTTCATACTGCAATGAGCTGTACGCTTCAGTGGCTGCAATGCTTTTCTTTACATCCATAGACTTGCATTTCCGTCTTAGCCTGTCTAATGTTTTCATCCCTTCTGTACATTATGCTCTTGTTTTGATAAAACGATTgaatgtatgcatgcatgcatgcagagtcttttttaaatgaataaggCTGAATAGCCGTTTCAAATCCtctctaccaaaaaaaaaaaaaagagacagaatAGCTTACCTGATTTGAGAAGAAAACAACCTTAAAATCATCGCGACCACCCCTAAACCAGCCGTAATAACCACGAGCATATGCATCATGCCTGCTTTACTCCTGTCTGTGTCTGTCGGTGTGAATGTGTTCAGCCTCCCACTCACATCTACAGCTGTGATCCCAGAGAATGATGGGATTGTAGTTTTCATGGTATGGACAAcaaaatgtgacccaggaccacaaaaccagccataagggtcgatttttaattgagatttatacataatctgaaagattTTTCATgaatgtatggcttgttaggatagatcaatatttggctgagatacaacttattgaatatctggaatctgagggcgcaaaaatctaaatattgagaaaaaagcctttaaagttgtccaaatgaaattcttagcaatacatattaccaatcaaaaattaagttttgatatatatttgcggtaggaaatttactatttgaaatttacctaatgatttttgtcatgaaagaaaaatcgatcattttgaatTTTTAgcgattgctacaaatatacccgtgctacataacactggttttgtggtccagagtcacatatagtaTGGATGTTCATGccatttattttgttatattttattttaaaagtattatttttgttacatttactaacacttatttttgtagtatttattatatattcattatatttattttatatatatatttttttgtgtgagATTAAAACAATGCCAATCAAGTGTGAAAATGAAACTATACTAAAACTATTTTTCCAGGAACTGGAATCATAAAACGAATATGAAGCCATAGTATAATCATAATAAGTAATTTATGCAAGTTAGTTACAGATGTAATCGCTTTTTTCATCTGTCACTCAGTTTAAGTTTAGATTGGGCGATAATATTTTCAAAACCAGTTTATTTGGGGTTACTGAAAAATATAAACTACAAATCCCACAATGTATTTATGACGCAAGCTGTCCATCTGTTTGCCTTGCTAAACTGTCGCACACGTTTGCTAAATTGTGCAATATGAGGTATCTTAAAGTATTAGTAATGcacataaatattattatataactgCATTGTaggtgtttagatttttaaaataatgtcttGGGTCTTTCTCCCCCCCTTTTTTTTCAGGCAAAAACAAAGCCACCTATAATCACGAGCTCCGACAAGGAAGGAAGCATCACCTGCTATCCCGAGGATCTTGTTATTGCTCCAAAAGCCGATTAATTCTCACTATTTACAGACCACAACAAACGcctaattcttttttcttttattacctCCTTATTGATTTCGGAAATTAAAGTTTCTTTGCTTTAGGCTTCGATATAATCGCTCCAATATGTCTTCTGTGGAGTTTGAAAAGCTGCATGAGATGTATAGATCTCTGTATGACGAAGTGAAGTTAATGCCTGAACGGGCGCAGAGGTGCCAGGGAGGTAAATAAACTCTTCATATCTATAACAAAATCCTGACAGCAGGATTTGATATTTGAGCtgtttatattgtttatatagtctccgtgtggacagaaataaggttttttttttctaagcatatgtttttgcttttcaattaaattttacttactattattattattattattattgttgttgttgttaaaatgcTACAGATTCAACGTTATGAACCAATATCTGTTGTTTAATCTGCATTGTTATTACGTTATTACTCTATATTCTGTTTCTATTCTATCTTCTtgtttcctttttatttattattttaaaaaactgaccctctaacactagcattttTTGTTCTTTCTCTATTTAATCTACTTCTTTTTAAttactatgaaaaaaaaaaacaataacttgaCCCTAGCTCTATCTATTCTGTTTCTTTTCTATCTAgctattattctttttatttatgataaaaaaaaacaccttgcTATGTGTACTGCGTTAGACTAATCGGGACTTGTTAcacttacatatgtgaccctggaccacaaaactagtcataaggttaaattttacaaaactgagatgtatatataatatgaaagctcagtaaataagctttctattgatatatggtttgttaggataggacaatatttggccgagatacatctatttgaaaatcaggaatctgagggtgcaaaaaaatcaaaatcctgagaaaatcacctttaaagttgtccaaattaggatcttaacaatgcatattactaatcaaaaattacattttgatacatttacagtaggaattttacaaaaaatcttcatggaacattatctttgcttaatgtcctaatgatttttgacataaaagaaaaatcaataattttgacccatgcaatgtatttttggctattgctacaaacataccccagcgacttaagactggttttgtggtccagggtcacatattgttgcTCGTTTGTTATTTTGATTGCTTCTGTTGCCCTCATTTGTAAGTTgctggataaaagcatctgctaaatgattaaatgtaatgtaaataaattagTGATATATTGTTTTGTTCATATTAACACATTAATGATATTAATTTACTCTTTTGTTTTCCAGAGGAAAGGAAGAGGATTGTCAGAGACTTTGATGAGCGTGTTTCAGAGGCTGAAGAAGTGGTAAGTTAGTTGTCGGTCTGAATTTACACTACTAGTTGAATGTTTGGGCACAATTTTAAAATTATGATTTGACCTAGAAAAGTCACGTGTAAATGTCTATAGTAATTTATAAACttctaaaataatatataaataattggctacactctaaaaaattctaggttaaaaataacccaacttgggttatttggcatcCCATCACTGGGTATCCCAGCGCTAGTTATTTTGACCCAGGTggttgggttgttttatttaagccaactattgtttaaaaattattatatgaaataaaataataaaaatagcaaattaaattaaattaaaagtagcattttaatttaagtgtattcaaccgttctctgtaatcacttttcaccGGAATAGTGCTAATTCTCCTGCCGGTGTGTCCCCGAAATCTTAGCCGGTTATGGGCTGCTGTTCGCGGGGGGAAATTACGAACCTCAGACTGCTGTCTCGTGTTTCACTCGTAGCTGAAAAATGCTGTGACTGACTCCATAAACAAAGATTAAAgactgagattagagaacataaTTCAACATCAAATTCAATTAAATCAAATTCAGTATTATAACAAATTAAATCAGtttatgcaaggcaaaaggcaTTTCCATCATGTGAAAGGACTGCTGCTGATGCAGTTGACTGACATCTCGTCCTTGTATGTTCCATTtcgtaaaataatatttttacagcacagtaaagacaTTATAAATTAAATAGAATGTACGCAAAACCTTTATTTTGCTGAAGAAGTGCATGGTGGTGCTGACCACCACTCTCTCCTGTAGAGGACGGAAAAACCCCATGCACTGACTGTAACTCAACAGCTGGGTTGTTTCATCGGAGAAAAAAAATAACCTAGCAATAAAAgtgactacaaaaaaaaaaaaaaactactccgcacctggttaaaaaaatattaacaataacctaataaaatgaccaaataagcggaacccagcatttgggtttaaaaaaaatatcccaGCATTTTTATAGTGTAGAAAAACTACCTAGCACCtggataaaaatgtttaaaataaccgaataaaatgacccaacaggctaaacccagcatttggaTTAAAGTAAGTGTAGTAGTGTAGTAATTGCTTTTTGCCAGTGCAACTCTGgaattttatctatttattttaatgacatttGATTTGCCAGCTGTCATAAGCTTTAAGCAAAACTTAGCAATGGGAAAGTTTCacgatattttaatatatttaaatatttttacatcaaCACAGCACTGTTGTAtaaaaatattcttttaaatagtgaGAACCTTGGTGACATTTGCAAGTGCTTTTATCCAATGCGACATTCAAATTAAGAAAAATACGTATACTGTATTTATAATATACCCTGCCAAGTGAATTAGAAATCTAGATGAGGAAACAGAATTATGATAGTCTCAGCAAAACTGGTGTAGGTTGGCATTTCATTCAACCAGAGAGGAGCAGAGGGGGTTAAGGTTTTGGATGATATGCAACTTTGCATTCAAAGTATTTGTATTTAGATCAGTTAAGAGACACCAGGTGGCAGTAGTGCTTTATACAACAAGTGACAGTCTGCCTTGTCAGGACACACAAACCCGTGTTAAGTGTTTTGAATCATTTGTATTGTGTGTAGACAAGTTACTATTGTTGCAttgtattactattatttgaaTGTGAAATGTAACTATATGTAACTCTACAAAACGATAACACCGTACATTAGCTCATTcttatgtgaacctggaccacaaaaccagtcataagtagcactgatatatttgtagcaatagtcaacaatacaatgtatgggtcaaaatgataatttattattttaagacaGAAATCATTcatattttaagtaaagatcatgttccatgaaaatatgttgtaaatttcctacaataaaatcaaaacatatattttattagtaatatacattgctaagaacttcacttgaacaactttaaaggtgattttctcaatatataaatagttgtatctcagccaaatatcctattctaacaaaccatacatcaatggaaagcttatttattcagatttataaATCCAAATTTCaaaaaatcgacccttatgactggttttgtggttcatggtCACAGATGATTCTTTCCTGCACTGTACTGCTCAAAAGTCtggtgtcagtaagattttttttagaagAACCGAATGcttatatttagcaaggatgctttaaatgaatagacttttattatgttataaaaaaagttctttttaaaaaaaaaattgtttatttgaactttctattgttcaaagaatccagaaaaaatgtatcatggttttaaCAAAGATAACAATAAAAGAAACgaaatgataaaatatatatatatatatataatttttttttttttttttttttaaaccaaatcagcatattttgaaggatcatgtgacactgaagactggagtaatgatgctgaaaatgtcatCAAAGGAATAAGCAACAGTTTTAATGTACAATAAAACAGTGACTtcttaatattacagttttactgtattttttatcaaacaaGTTTATCAGTGAATGTGCGATGTCTCTTCCAGCTTCAGGGCATGGAACAGGAGCTGTTTGGTGCTCCATCATCCTACCGAACCCCCATGTCAACAAAGATTCGACTGTACCGGCGAGATCTGGCCAAACTACAGAGAGACATACGCCTCTCAGCGACACAGGGGTTTTCAAGTCAGATTGGAGATGGCAGACAAGGGATTTATGCTGCTCAGAATGACCAGAGTGTGAGTAGAGTTTTGTCAGTCCTTCACTAAAAGAAGTACTACTTCACATAGGGGTGggtgatatggcaaaaatatcacgatttatgattttatcacaattctttgtcatgttggttttactattttgcaagttgtctgagcagtacagccaaactaatttccctattaAAATGTCCCTTTTAGGCttaatgttacaaatacacataatatacaaataaaacaaactgtGCTTTAATTTTCAAGTACAGTTGGTGTAATTTTTAAGAAATtgaatgaacaaaaataaaacactatatacactacgtacataaattatacactgattcttattaaagcaactgagtcaagagcagtgagtgatttttctttgtgttttgttttattagcctaccatcacccaaaaatgacaattctgtcattatttactcactttttaattttaaacataaaacattcataatgttgaacataaaacttattttgaagaatgtgggtaaccaaggCAGCATGTTTAgtctttaagagctgcacgcatcggatatacagtcgtggccaaaagttttgagaatgacacaaatattagttttcacaaagtttgctgctaaactgcttttaaatctttgtttcagttatttgtgtgatgtactgaaatataattacaagcacttcatacgtttcaaaggcttttatcgacaattacatgacatttatgcaaagagtcagtatttgcagtgttggcccttctttttcaggacctctgcaattcgactgggcatgctctcaatcaacttctgggccaaatcctgactgatagcaacccattctttcataatcacttcttggagtttgtcagatttagtgggtttttgtttgtccatccgcctcttgaggattgaccacaagttctcaatgggattaagatctgg
Above is a genomic segment from Garra rufa chromosome 2, GarRuf1.0, whole genome shotgun sequence containing:
- the vti1b gene encoding vesicle transport through interaction with t-SNAREs homolog 1B encodes the protein MSSVEFEKLHEMYRSLYDEVKLMPERAQRCQGEERKRIVRDFDERVSEAEEVLQGMEQELFGAPSSYRTPMSTKIRLYRRDLAKLQRDIRLSATQGFSSQIGDGRQGIYAAQNDQSTHLQSQRALLVQGTESLNNASKSIERTQRIAAETDQIGTDIIEELGEQRDQLDRTRDRLVHTGENLSRSRKILRAMSRRLVTNKLLLSVIIIMELAILAGVVYLKFFRK